The Haloarchaeobius amylolyticus genome window below encodes:
- a CDS encoding aldehyde dehydrogenase family protein, producing the protein MATKTAQRKERLLVGGEWVDSESTLPVTDLADGGHFAEVVAASPEQANDALAAAHEMKETLRQTTVVERAEWMFEIADKLEAREEELAEVIVREAGKPISSARGEVGSAAERFRRAAEEIRQIKGQYREGTTAGHEGWEAIVKHEPIGTVLCITPYNYPLATTALQVAPALAAGNSVVLKPATKTPVSGAILAEVVNEVVPDGTLNFVTGKGSEIGDVLAGDDRINAVAMTGSSGAGKHVAKESGMVNLHMELGGNAPAIVFPDADIDEAAAAAAKGSLKYAGQRCSAVSRVLAHEDVHDELVANIEEKMGDWVKGDLFEEDTDLGPLISEDQADWVEELVDDAIEKGATLVAGGERDGRDFEPTLLADVPHDARIVHEEQFGPVCAVTKVADEDEAVELANEGDLALDAAVFTADYDRAMNLADVIDAGAVRINGAPSHGLGDIPFGGNKDSGIGREGIDASIHAFLRKKSIVL; encoded by the coding sequence ATGGCAACGAAGACGGCACAGCGGAAAGAGCGGCTACTCGTCGGCGGTGAGTGGGTCGACAGCGAATCGACGCTCCCGGTGACGGACCTGGCCGACGGGGGACACTTCGCGGAGGTCGTCGCGGCCTCCCCGGAGCAGGCGAACGACGCCCTCGCCGCGGCACACGAGATGAAGGAGACGCTCCGGCAGACGACGGTCGTCGAGCGAGCGGAGTGGATGTTCGAGATCGCCGACAAACTCGAGGCACGCGAGGAGGAACTCGCGGAGGTCATCGTCCGCGAGGCGGGCAAGCCCATCTCCTCGGCCCGTGGCGAGGTCGGCAGCGCGGCCGAGCGCTTCCGGCGCGCCGCCGAGGAGATCCGTCAGATCAAGGGCCAGTACCGCGAGGGCACCACGGCGGGCCACGAGGGCTGGGAGGCCATCGTCAAGCACGAACCCATCGGGACCGTCCTCTGCATCACCCCGTACAACTACCCCCTCGCGACCACGGCGCTGCAGGTCGCCCCGGCGCTCGCCGCGGGCAACAGCGTCGTCCTCAAGCCCGCGACGAAGACGCCCGTCAGTGGCGCCATCCTCGCGGAGGTCGTGAACGAGGTCGTCCCCGACGGGACGCTCAACTTCGTCACCGGCAAGGGCTCCGAGATCGGTGACGTCCTCGCCGGCGACGACCGCATCAACGCGGTCGCGATGACCGGCTCCTCGGGCGCGGGCAAGCACGTCGCCAAGGAGTCCGGCATGGTCAACCTCCACATGGAACTCGGCGGGAACGCCCCGGCCATCGTCTTCCCCGACGCCGACATCGACGAGGCCGCCGCGGCCGCCGCGAAGGGCTCGCTCAAGTACGCCGGCCAGCGCTGCTCGGCCGTCTCCCGCGTCCTCGCCCACGAGGACGTCCACGACGAGCTCGTCGCGAACATCGAGGAGAAGATGGGCGACTGGGTCAAGGGCGACCTCTTCGAGGAGGACACCGACCTCGGCCCCCTCATCTCCGAGGACCAGGCGGACTGGGTCGAGGAACTGGTCGACGACGCCATCGAGAAGGGCGCGACGCTCGTCGCCGGCGGCGAACGCGACGGTCGCGACTTCGAGCCCACCCTGCTCGCGGACGTGCCCCACGACGCCCGCATCGTCCACGAGGAGCAGTTCGGCCCGGTCTGTGCCGTGACGAAGGTCGCCGACGAGGACGAGGCCGTCGAACTGGCGAACGAGGGCGACCTCGCACTCGACGCCGCCGTCTTCACCGCCGACTACGACCGCGCCATGAACCTCGCCGACGTCATCGACGCCGGTGCGGTCCGCATCAACGGCGCCCCGAGCCACGGCCTCGGCGACATCCCCTTCGGCGGCAACAAGGACTCCGGTATCGGGCGTGAGGGCATCGACGCCTCCATCCACGCCTTCCTCCGGAAGAAGAGCATCGTCCTGTAG